catggaggggctggggcactGCCGGGAGATGATGCCCCACGCGGGACTCGCCGTCCCCACcgccccaccgccccccccgccgccacagGGAGCCGCGTACGCGGAGCTGGCGGCTGCCGAACCCCCCCGGCAGTGCCCGTCGGGGGCGGCTTCCAGCGCGGCGCTGGGCTACGGTTATCCCTTCGGTGGGGGCTACTACGGCTGCAGGTTGTCCCACTCCCACGGAGTCAACTTGCAGCAGAAACCCTGCGCTTATCACCCGGGGGAGAAATACCCCGAGGCCGGCGGACCCCTGCCCGGCGAGGAGCTGCCGTCGAGGGCCAAGGAATTCGCCTTTTATCCCGGTTTTCCCAGCTCCTACCAGGCGGTCCCTGGCTATTTGGACGTGTCGGTGGTCCCGGGGCTCGGTGGTCACCCAGAACCGAGACACGACGCTTTGCTTCCCATGGAAGGTTACCAACACTGGGCTCTTTCTAACGGCTGGGATGGGCAAGTGTACTGCTCCAAAGAGCAATCCCAGTCCGCACACCTCTGGAAATCACCTTTCCCAGGTAGGATCCTCCGAGAACCGACGTGATCGGCCCTTTTCCCAGCCGCCAGCTCCCACGGGGGAGCCCGTGGATGTGCGTGTGCGCGGATGAGTGTGCATCTAgacagggaaaaagagagagagagagagagagagacgtGTGTGCCTCTCTGTGTAATTAAAAGGCAAGAGCTGGCTCTGGAATGCCTCCTGTGCGGGGCAATGTGTATGAACATGCAGGGGAAGGAGGGTGAAGCAACCCGTTCTGAACCAAAATACACGCCGTGAGCTTGCTTGGAAAGTAACTTCGCCGATTTtaattcttccctttcttctctcctccctcttgtTGCCTCACCTAAAGAGCGTCTCTCGGTGCCTTTCTCTTCGTTTTCCTGCCCCGCTCCTCTCCCTGCTTGCTGAGTGCAGAAAGCTTCCGAagggggtagaaaaaaaaaaaaaattaaaaaaaaataaatagtggtTCAGCCGAATGAGAAATGTCGGCGGTTGGACAGTAAATCCTATCACAATTACCTACAATTATAGGAATAGGTGTCAAGTGACAAATGAATCTGTttgaaggggaaggagggaggcgggggggggggcaccggcagGGCTTCTCCGCCAGGTCAGCCAGGGATCCTGCCCGACTGACAGCCCGCAGGCAGCCGGGAAGgcaacacacccccccccctcaccacCTTGGAGCATCTTTTAGCCCAGAAAATCCCTCGCTGCCttcccccacacacccccacccccccccggcccggtccCACCGGGCCCGGTCGGCTCCGTGCCCCGACGGCAGCGGGGGGAGGAAGGTGATGGTAGGTGCTGCCTCCCGGTACCTCTCCCCGGGCTccttccagccccccccccgccagtcCCAGCGTTGGGCAGGGAAGGAcgcagaaggggggggggaataacCACAATAAAAGTGGGGGGCAAACCCTACAGCATCTTGGATGGAGAGAGGAGACGAGTCGAGTTAgtccttggggggggggcacatcggtttatttattttctttcttcggGACAAAGAGGGACGGAGGAAGGGGCTTTCCCGGCAGCTTTTGGGGGAGGGCGGGGAGCAATTTGGCGATGCATTGCTGGCTGCACGATgagtgtgggttgttttttgtttggtttttttttttttgttggggggggggtgtcctcgCATTCAAGCTGTATTTGGGGGAGCTGCCGCCTTCACCTCTTTCTCTCCTCGATTTGTGAACCCCTCTGAAGAACATTCCTCCTCCCCCGCCCCCGATGGCCATTGCGGCACCCTCAGCACCCCCAatttccccctcacccccccgcaAAGAACCGATCGCTCCCAAAACTCCCCCAGGGGCTCCCCAATTAACTCCTGTCAGCCATAATTGGGGCAGCGCTGCCTGCCGAGAGCTCGCCTCCATCTTCCTGCTCCAGCCAGCTGGGTCACACCTTTGCGGCGAGCAGCTTCCTCGCCCAGgtcacccccccccaaaaaaaaaaaaaaaaactggcaGGGAGCTGGAGCTCCCCGAAAGCTTGGGGGGAGCTTTGCCCCCCTCCCTCAGTACCGGTGGAGAAAGGGTGAAGGTGCTCCTCGCCCCCTCGCTGACCCCATTCCCCTTTGCAAAGCACAGAGCAtctccccctcctcaccccctcACAACAGCcgctggaggggggtggggtgggttaTTCTTGCTggttttgcccccccccccgccccgaggggcTTTCTGAGCCGCACTAACCCGGCGGGAGGGGCTGAGGTGCGGGGGATGCACTTGTCTCTGCaccgggggtttgggggtgcgcGTCTGCGGGGTTCCCCGAGAAGGtttgctgcggggggggggggggctgggtgAGTTAGAAGATtggggggagaaaagggaagaaggaaatagGGGGGCAGCTCTCGGTATTGTCTAAAATCCCTCCGTGTGGAAGGTCCCTTTATATCCGCACACGTTAGGCTGCGGGTTGACTTGCTGCTCCTCGTTTATCAGCGTGGGGAGCGTCGCCAAGAAAAACCGACTTTCACGGCGTGAATGATGAATATTgtgttattattactgttattatagTATTATTCCCCTCGCTGGATGCGTTTTCTGcctgtcttctctcttttttcccttctctttcttcccctttctctccgCTCGCATTCCTTCACtcttcatcttcctttttccccttctttctttctcccccccgAGGTGAAGAATTTCCCACCCCACACCCCGGGGTGCAGTAactcccctcttccccttttccttattattattttttgtttgtttgtttaaatccAGACGTGGTCCCTTTACAACCCGAAGTCAGCAGCTACCGGAGGGGACGGAAAAAAAGGGTCCCTTACACCAAAATCCAGCTGAAGGAGTTGGAGAAGGAGTACGCGGCCAGCAAATTCATCAccaaagagaagaggaggaggatttCGGCCACCACCAACCTGTCCGAACGCCAAGTGACTATCTGGTTCCAGAACCGGAGGGTCAAGGAGAAGAAAGTGGTGAGCAAATCCAAGACAGCACATCTCCACGCCACCTGACAGAGGATGACTTTGGAGAAGACGGGGCAAGGAAAAGGAAGCAAGAAGCGTAAATATTTATCTAGTAGTTTGTATGATCACATCATCGGGACTCTGCTGATTCCaagtcattatttaaaaaaaaaaaaaaaaaaagaaattaaaaaaaataataataatcggCATTCACAAATGCACACGCGCATCTCCCCCCAACCCAACCACCGAGCGCATCTTTGATTTATCCCTCTGCCCCGCTCTGACTGTGAAAACCCCAGTTTTGCTCTGAGAAATCCATCGATAAGGTTAAACTGTgtatatttttaacagaaaataataataagctAAGAGCGTAGTTACCTTAAAGGAGAGAGGAACTCTGACCGTCACCCTGTAACGCTGTATAGTCCGACCCCCTCGCCAAATCCTTCATATCTCGGGCCATTTCACCCACCGATGTGTAAATGTACGGAAAACCTTTGGCAAAATCGCATCAGCTTCGTATTTTCTCGGCGCTAGGGACCGAAAATAAGAAATAAGGCTGCTACtgtgggatgaaaaaaaaaaaaaaaaccaaaaaaacccaaaacaacaaaccgtTGCTCCGTGTCGCTTAAATATCCCGACCACTGATTTTAGGTCCTAGGTGGGAGCTGCTGTGCGAGACTGTTTGGGGTTTGTTCTCACGAGGGTTTCTGTAGCTCTGCCATAAAACTGGAATGGCTGTTTCTCCGCTGACAAGATGGAAAATGCACAATATTGtctttggggtttatttctttccctctctaAACCGGCTAATTATCGACAGTGTTCTTTGGATATGtaaaagcatccttttttttttttttttttttttttaaaaaaaatgtcttgtatatgtatataatattGTGGTGTCCAGACGATATGTACCGACTGCAGatgacatttcttaaaaataaatatcttttgttgttgttgttgttgtgccTTGAGGAGAAGCTCTTTGTGCACCTCTTTGTGGCCCTGCGcttctccatccctccctccctccccgcatccgcctcctctccccagccccgggcgggAACCTCCGCagagaaaagatttaaaaaaaaataaaataaaataaaggggggggggaatccagTAGATTTGGGCAAAACCCGTTTAATGAGGGACTCGCTGAAAGCAGGCGGAGGATGCGAGGGGCAGATGCGTGTTCCTAAAGGGAGTAAAAAACGGAGACAATAAATCCGCGGAGATTGAGCCGAGTGTTGAGGTTTTTGAGgttggtttggtgtttgtttggggtttgattttttttttttttttggtcattttccttccccccccccccagccgcccgCAATTACCCCGGGTGAAAACGCGATGACTTTCCGGAGACGCTTCTAATCTCTTTAAATCTCCCTCCCGAAGGACGCGTTTCGCTAAACCTGTTTGACTCCAGCCCCAGATAAAAATCTCCCAAGCACCGCGGCCCtcccggctccgcgccccgcggaaTTTACTCGGCCCACAGCCGGCCGGGCAGCTCGGAAAGAAATACGAGAGAGGAAATTGTTTCCATAGGCGGATTACAATCTACCTTAATATCTACTAGATTTAATCACCTCGTTAAATGAtcaaaaggggaggggaaggggggaaaaaaaataaaaaaaaggttttaaaggGATGTAACCTAAAACAATGTTATTGCGGGTTCAGTGTGCGAGTATATTTATGTGAGGGGGCGGACAGAGCGGGCACAGGGTATTTGAAgctgtatgaagaaaaaaaaaaaaaaaatttagcatgGGTGTCCCCAGAAATTCGCGTGGAAATACTCGGTGTTCAAGCCGATAtgaataaatgcatatatatataataaatattatatattttaata
The sequence above is drawn from the Athene noctua chromosome 30, bAthNoc1.hap1.1, whole genome shotgun sequence genome and encodes:
- the HOXC13 gene encoding homeobox protein Hox-C13; translated protein: MTAPLGLPPRWPDGLACRCEDAPREKNRMEGLGHCREMMPHAGLAVPTAPPPPPPPQGAAYAELAAAEPPRQCPSGAASSAALGYGYPFGGGYYGCRLSHSHGVNLQQKPCAYHPGEKYPEAGGPLPGEELPSRAKEFAFYPGFPSSYQAVPGYLDVSVVPGLGGHPEPRHDALLPMEGYQHWALSNGWDGQVYCSKEQSQSAHLWKSPFPDVVPLQPEVSSYRRGRKKRVPYTKIQLKELEKEYAASKFITKEKRRRISATTNLSERQVTIWFQNRRVKEKKVVSKSKTAHLHAT